The Humulus lupulus chromosome 3, drHumLupu1.1, whole genome shotgun sequence genome window below encodes:
- the LOC133822874 gene encoding uncharacterized protein LOC133822874: MKGKGLFREHSSQRSSFGKKVKGDTSNVVFIDLDDDNVVTGDAIKSSQQKFKCSSLRSKNGKFLFQDIINLDDDEDNDVGPGISVDADGDLVSDASSTQSPYPAFKTVNNSTQSDADECQVIPEKTSAFQFSKCKQTYRTRSSASKTVQNNAQSDTDECQVMPEKNSAFQSSNCQQTYHTQGSGRNRYGLDSDFDNVSVDGDFSDCVLIEDSFGKVREQWERASLKRKHVPIRHSGLEDQGSASSSNSEVPTNVEETFGREHVDVPVCSSSNDKNYRKESWSEYVTSNAGYVESTFKRKSESSPMDEDQRVDQESVFHRKPMSRQETKSSHRNADFQPGGGTVAEDPLCSFECESNNVFGNDGPSPQGSFQPGGGTVAEDSQSDEDTCFPPRFCDEEPSPQNTFQPAEGTAVEDLQSDDNVYIPGFWNEEPSPQNTFQSVEDTVVENPQSDENDYISSFQNEEPSPHKSSFGRSEQDVGDTQSDCPGTLSEEKGKSDSRHSLYKGASNHKQMKQVKSSMEAKEPNGRSQLYSDVTPSVNRDIINEREKLKETDEYKRAIEEEWASRQRAIKNQAEEANKLRKRRKAESMLKFDIERRQKQRIEEVRETQKKDQENIDLKEQLRCEIRTEINKLEMTCIDMASLLRGLGILVRGGMHPMPEDVHSAYKKALLKFHPDRASRTDIRQQVEAEEKFKLISRMKEKFLSTSCY; the protein is encoded by the exons ATGAAGGGGAAAGGATTGTTTAGAGAACATTCTTCCCAGAGATCTTCTTTCGGGAAGAAAGTTAAAGGGGATACTAGTAATGTTGTTTTCATTGATCTCGATGATGATAATGTTGTTACAGGGGATGCTATAAAGTCTTCACAACAGAAATTTAAATGTTCCAGTCTGCGCAGTAAAAATGGGAAATTTTTGTTCCAAGACATCATTAATCTTGATGATGATGAGGACAATGATGTGGGTCCTGGAATCAGTGTTGATGCTGATGGGGATTTGGTTAGCGATGCCAGCTCAACACAAAGCCCATACCCTGCATTTAAAACTGTGAATAACTCTACACAGTCAGATGCTGATGAATGTCAAGTTATCCCTGAAAAGACCTCTGCATTTCAGTTCTCAAAGTGCAAACAAACCTACCGGACCAGATCTTCTGCGTCGAAAACTGTGCAGAACAATGCACAGTCTGATACTGACGAATGTCAAGTTATGCCTGAAAAGAACTCTGCATTCCAGTCCTCAAACTGCCAACAAACCTACCACACCCAAGGTTCTGGCAGAAACCGTTATGGTCTGGACTCCGACTTTGACAATGTTTCTGTTGATGGCGATTTTTCTGATTGTGTGTTAATTGAAGATTCTTTTGGAAAGGTTCGTGAACAGTGGGAAAGAGCTTCCCTTAAGAGAAAACATGTTCCAATTCGACATTCTGGTTTAGAGGATCAAGGTAGTGCTTCTAGCTCAAATAGTGAGGTTCCTACAAATGTGGAAGAAACATTTGGGAGAGAACATGTAGATGTCCCTGTTTGTTCTAGTTCAAACGATAAAAATTATCGAAAAGAAAGCTGGTCAGAATATGTTACAAGTAATGCTGGATATGTGGAGAGTACTTTCAAACGGAAATCAGAAAGTTCACCCATGGATGAGGATCAGAGAGTTGATCAAGAAAGTGTTTTTCATCGGAAACCTATGTCAAGACAGGAGACAAAATCCTCACATCGAAATGCTGATTTTCAGCCTGGAGGAGGCACAGTTGCAGAAGATCCTCTTTGTAGTTTTGAGTGTGAAAGTAATAATGTCTTTGGTAATGACGGACCAAGTCCCCAAGGCTCATTTCAGCCTGGGGGAGGCACAGTTGCAGAAGATTCCCAAAGTGATGAAGATACTTGTTTCCCTCCTCGTTTTTGTGATGAAGAACCAAGTCCCCAAAATACATTTCAACCTGCGGAAGGCACAGCTGTGGAAGATCTTCAAAGTGATGACAATGTTTATATCCCTGGTTTTTGGAATGAAGAACCAAGCCCCCAAAATACATTCCAATCAGTGGAAGACACAGTTGTGGAAAATCCCCAAAGTGATGAAAATGATTATATCTCTAGTTTTCAGAATGAAGAACCAAGTCCCCATAAATCTTCCTTTGGGAGGTCTGAACAAGATGTGGGTGATACACAATCTGATTGTCCAGGAACTCTTTCTGAGGAGAAAGGGAAGTCTGATTCTAGGCATTCTTTATACAAAGGTGCAAGTAATCATAAGCAAATGAAGCAAGTTAAATCTTCGATGGAAGCCAAGGAACCAAACGGCAGAAGTCAACTTTATAGCGATGTTACTCCATCTGTTAACAGAGATATAATCAATGAACGGGAAAAGCTTAAGGAGACTGATGAATACAAGCGAGCCATAGAGGAGGAATGGGCATCCAGGCAGCGAGCGATAAAAAATCAG GCAGAGGAAGCCAATAAATTGCGCAAGAGAAGAAAAGCTGAAAGCATGCTTAAATTTGACATTGAGAGAAGGCAAAAGCAACGCATTGAAGAAGTTAGAGAGACACAAAAGAAG GATCAAGAAAATATAGATTTGAAGGAGCAACTTCGGTGTGAAATAAGGACAGAGATCAACAAATTGGAAATGACCTGCATTGATATGGCTTCCCTGCTTCGTGGCTTAGGAATCCTAGTTAGGGGTGGTATGCATCCTATGCCTGAAGAT GTACATTCAGCTTACAAAAAAGCTCTGCTAAAATTTCATCCAGACCGAGCATCGAGGACAGACATCCGCCAGCAGGTTGAGGCAGAGGAAAAATTTAAACTCATTTCCCGCATGAAGGAGAAGTTTTTATCAACTTCATGTTACTGA